Proteins co-encoded in one Ralstonia sp. RRA genomic window:
- the sixA gene encoding phosphohistidine phosphatase SixA, with amino-acid sequence MNLILWRHAEAEDVAASLRIQRSTDLQRELTKRGEKQAEKMAAWLRPRLPEDTRVLVSPAVRTQQTARALTEHFQTLPDIAPGADVSAILAAIDWPSSTNLLLVGHQPWLGRLASLLIAGVEMEWSVKKAAVWWLCRRMREDEAQTVLRAVVNPDLV; translated from the coding sequence ATGAACCTCATCCTGTGGCGCCACGCTGAAGCCGAAGACGTGGCCGCATCATTGCGCATCCAGCGCAGCACCGATCTCCAACGTGAACTGACCAAACGTGGCGAAAAGCAGGCCGAGAAGATGGCCGCGTGGCTACGCCCCCGCCTGCCAGAGGACACGCGCGTGCTGGTCAGTCCCGCCGTGCGTACACAGCAGACTGCGCGCGCCCTCACCGAGCATTTCCAGACACTGCCCGATATCGCCCCGGGAGCAGACGTCAGTGCCATCCTCGCGGCCATCGACTGGCCTTCGAGCACCAACCTGCTGCTGGTCGGCCATCAGCCGTGGCTCGGCCGCCTGGCCAGCCTGCTGATTGCGGGCGTTGAGATGGAGTGGAGCGTGAAGAAAGCCGCCGTGTGGTGGCTCTGCCGCCGCATGCGCGAAGACGAAGCGCAGACCGTGCTACGCGCCGTGGTCAACCCGGATCTTGTGTGA